In the genome of Dermacentor andersoni chromosome 3, qqDerAnde1_hic_scaffold, whole genome shotgun sequence, one region contains:
- the LOC126541687 gene encoding uncharacterized protein: protein MIRACIVLALATSAIAGHVGGYGLGYGLGAGYGLGAGYGLGYGVSSYGLSHGVGYSGLGLGYTYAPAASYAVAAPAVSRTVSTYHAAPAVTTVAHAAPVATYAAAPAVTRVATVAHAAPVATYAAAPAVATYAAAPAVTRVATYQAAPVATYHAAPVATYAAAPAVTRVDTVHHAAPVATYAAAPAVATVAHAPVATYATAVHAAPAVATYAAAPAVATYAAAPAVTRVDTVHHAAPVATYAAAPAVATVAHAPVATYATAVHAAPAVATTTVAHAAPVVGAYHAAPVYGYGVGNLGYGVGSYGYGHGLLGYGLNYGYGLGSPFDYTTLLRKKK, encoded by the exons ATG ATCCGTGCCTGCATTGTTCTGGCTCTCGCCACCAGCGCTATCGCTGGTCACGTCGGTGGCTACGGCCTCGGCTATGGCCTCGGCGCTGGCTATGGCCTCGGCGCTGGCTACGGCCTCGGCTATGGCGTGAGCTCCTATGGTCTTTCCCACGGCGTTGGCTACTCCGGTCTTGGTCTCGGCTACACCTACGCCCCAGCTGCCAGCTACGCCGTCGCTGCTCCAGCTGTTTCCCGTACCGTCTCCACCTACCACGCCGCCCCAGCCGTAACTACTGTCGCTCACGCTGCCCCAGTCGCTAcctacgccgctgctccagccGTGACCCGCGTCGCTACTGTTGCCCACGCCGCTCCAGTTGCCACCTACGCCGCTGCCCCAGCTGTGGCCACTTACGCCGCTGCTCCAGCAGTGACCCGCGTTGCCACCTACCAAGCTGCTCCAGTTGCCACCTACCACGCTGCTCCCGTCGCTACCTACGCTGCTGCTCCAGCCGTGACCCGCGTCGACACTGTTCACCACGCCGCTCCAGTTGCCAcctacgccgctgctccagctgtcGCCACCGTGGCTCACGCCCCAGTTGCCACCTACGCCACTGCCGTCCATGCCGCCCCAGCTGTCGCCACCTACGCCGCTGCCCCAGCTGTCGCCACCTACGCTGCTGCTCCAGCCGTTACCCGCGTCGACACTGTTCACCACGCCGCTCCAGTTGCCAcctacgccgctgctccagctgtcGCCACCGTGGCTCACGCCCCAGTTGCCACCTACGCTACTGCCGTCCATGCCGCCCCAGCTGTCGCCACCACCACCGTTGCCCACGCTGCCCCAGTTGTCGGTGCCTACCACGCAGCTCCAGTCTACGGCTACGGTGTTGGCAACCTCGGCTACGGTGTTGGCAGCTACGGCTATGGCCACGGCCTCCTCGGCTACGGTCTGAACTACGGCTATGGTCTTGGATCTCCCTTCGACTACACCACCCTTCTCCGCAAGAAGAAGT aa